The following proteins come from a genomic window of Cronobacter muytjensii ATCC 51329:
- a CDS encoding mechanosensitive ion channel family protein: MEYILHTNFLRLMTSLTFWGNVLLVLAVTAITYWVVNKILALLHKRIARWAEEHNNSTAYKVFLDVLKKTRRILILFAAFLFSLQFVSLPDRLHSTISHAWFLVLALQIALWFDQAVQSWLRHSLMRPGAHRNPVTTIILGLMIRALIWAVMLLSILANAGVNITALVASLGVGGIAIALAVQTVLSDVFASLSIGFDKPFEIGDFVVFNDVSGTIEHIGLKTTRIRSLSGEQIVCANAILLQQTIHNYKRMQTRRIVFTFGVSLATPPEKLRKIGPMVKSIIEQYGETRFDRAHFATFDQDRLTYEVVHILNTADYNQYMDLQQEINLRIMEGLQELGVRLALPSRVIIQPDAPEEEKTQDGKPQDDSPQAASPA; the protein is encoded by the coding sequence ATGGAGTACATTCTGCACACCAATTTTTTGCGGCTGATGACCTCGTTAACGTTCTGGGGAAATGTCTTGCTGGTCCTGGCGGTTACCGCCATCACCTACTGGGTCGTGAATAAAATCCTGGCGCTGCTGCACAAGCGGATCGCCCGCTGGGCGGAAGAGCACAACAACAGCACCGCGTATAAAGTCTTTCTCGATGTGCTGAAAAAGACGCGGCGGATCCTGATTTTATTTGCGGCGTTCCTGTTCAGCCTGCAGTTCGTCAGCCTGCCTGACCGTCTGCACAGCACGATTTCCCACGCCTGGTTCCTGGTGCTGGCGTTGCAAATCGCGCTGTGGTTCGATCAGGCGGTGCAGTCGTGGCTGCGTCATTCACTGATGCGCCCCGGCGCGCACCGCAATCCGGTGACGACGATTATTCTTGGGCTGATGATCCGCGCGCTGATTTGGGCGGTGATGCTGCTGTCGATTCTTGCCAACGCCGGCGTCAATATCACCGCGCTGGTGGCGAGCCTTGGGGTTGGCGGTATCGCCATCGCGCTGGCGGTACAGACGGTGTTAAGCGACGTCTTCGCCTCGCTCTCGATTGGTTTCGATAAACCGTTTGAGATTGGCGATTTCGTGGTGTTTAACGATGTGTCCGGCACTATCGAGCATATTGGACTCAAAACCACGCGTATCCGCAGCTTAAGCGGCGAGCAGATCGTCTGTGCCAACGCCATTCTGCTTCAGCAGACTATCCATAACTATAAACGCATGCAGACCCGCCGCATCGTGTTTACGTTCGGCGTCTCGCTTGCCACGCCGCCAGAGAAACTGCGCAAAATCGGCCCGATGGTGAAATCGATCATTGAGCAATATGGCGAAACCCGCTTCGACCGCGCGCATTTCGCGACGTTCGATCAGGATCGCCTGACCTATGAAGTGGTGCACATTCTCAATACGGCGGATTACAACCAGTACATGGATCTGCAGCAGGAGATTAACCTGCGCATTATGGAAGGGTTACAGGAGCTTGGCGTGCGTCTGGCGCTGCCAAGCCGCGTGATTATTCAGCCTGACGCGCCAGAGGAAGAAAAGACTCAGGACGGTAAACCACAGGACGACTCGCCGCAGGCGGCAAGCCCGGCGTAA